In a genomic window of Anoxybacter fermentans:
- a CDS encoding TPR domain-containing glycosyltransferase → MFTPNVSVCLIVKNEEKNLKRCLTSIQHLADEIIVVDTGSTDNTVKIAKEFKAKVFFFPWIEDFSAARNFAINQAQGSWIFFLDADEELKMVDKKYWQSLIQATDKEAYFVQIVNCGDGGKHHYIRNLALRFFKRKTGYYYKGRIHEQILPQILQTQPLSAIGTSRLEVIHYGYSADVVAEKAKIERNVKLLQLELKNNPKDPFMRFNLGIEYHRLGEFQIASWHFKTALELLNPNISYYPYLILRLGMSLIDAGDFYGSIKVLKDGCEEFPDYTDLYFFLGEIYFNSGFYEQAIEYFKKCLELGEAPEHYVSEVGVGSFRAALRLGECYEVKLKITQAIEFYYIGLKSNPSNYEILKKIIQLFIRYYSEEDFQKYFEDKLNFLESKEVEQVLYMTIDYFPDFVLQILQSEKALIQSRNKGFLLCKAFWNKNELKKCEESLSNVEQTEEVLLLKFQLYWYQGKWDQLRNFLVKIPESFPYPLKDVYLLLEGSKDLIKEAKDINYLKNISHVLYVMTKNWISIGFRTGIDAILKIYQQIPLKEAKLKLGKLLYKKKYYQDAIEQFLSINEDNLDSEGLKCLAEIASIGNDNVTAFQFINQALTKKDASLDTWITYLKIALRNVCDYSQKALIKFPENTKFNKIITLAKREVNKLDKSSIFISMHDCKE, encoded by the coding sequence ATGTTTACACCGAATGTAAGTGTTTGCCTTATAGTTAAAAACGAAGAAAAAAATTTAAAGCGTTGTCTCACCAGTATACAACATTTGGCAGATGAAATAATTGTTGTAGATACTGGTTCTACAGATAATACTGTCAAAATTGCCAAAGAGTTTAAAGCTAAAGTGTTTTTTTTCCCCTGGATTGAGGATTTTTCTGCAGCCCGTAATTTTGCTATAAATCAAGCTCAAGGTAGCTGGATTTTTTTTCTGGATGCTGATGAAGAGTTAAAAATGGTTGATAAGAAATATTGGCAAAGTTTAATCCAGGCCACTGATAAAGAGGCTTATTTTGTTCAGATTGTAAACTGTGGAGATGGTGGGAAACATCATTATATTCGAAATTTAGCCTTAAGATTTTTTAAACGAAAAACTGGGTATTACTACAAGGGTAGGATTCATGAACAAATTTTGCCTCAAATATTACAAACTCAACCACTTTCAGCGATCGGAACTTCCAGGTTAGAGGTTATTCATTACGGATATTCTGCTGATGTTGTTGCTGAAAAAGCTAAAATTGAGAGGAACGTAAAACTATTACAGTTAGAATTAAAGAATAATCCAAAAGATCCCTTTATGCGATTTAATCTAGGCATTGAATATCATCGTTTAGGTGAATTTCAAATTGCATCCTGGCATTTTAAGACTGCTCTTGAGTTATTGAATCCCAACATTAGCTATTACCCGTACTTAATTTTACGTTTAGGAATGAGTCTGATAGATGCAGGAGATTTTTACGGAAGTATAAAAGTTTTGAAGGATGGATGCGAGGAATTTCCTGATTACACAGATCTTTACTTCTTTTTAGGAGAAATCTATTTTAATTCAGGTTTCTATGAGCAAGCGATTGAATACTTTAAAAAATGTTTGGAACTTGGAGAGGCTCCAGAGCATTATGTTTCAGAAGTTGGTGTAGGTTCTTTTCGGGCTGCCCTTCGGTTAGGAGAGTGCTATGAGGTAAAATTAAAAATTACCCAGGCTATTGAATTCTATTATATAGGTTTAAAAAGTAACCCATCTAATTATGAAATTTTGAAAAAAATAATTCAATTATTTATTCGTTACTATTCTGAAGAGGATTTTCAAAAATATTTTGAAGATAAATTAAACTTTTTAGAATCTAAAGAAGTGGAGCAGGTTTTATATATGACCATAGATTATTTTCCTGATTTTGTCTTACAAATTTTGCAGAGCGAAAAGGCTCTTATACAAAGTAGAAACAAAGGTTTCCTTTTATGTAAAGCATTTTGGAACAAAAACGAGTTAAAAAAATGTGAAGAATCTTTATCAAATGTTGAACAGACAGAGGAGGTTCTACTTCTTAAGTTTCAACTTTATTGGTATCAGGGAAAATGGGATCAATTAAGAAATTTTTTAGTCAAAATACCTGAAAGTTTTCCATATCCTCTCAAGGATGTATATTTATTGCTTGAAGGTTCTAAGGATTTAATAAAAGAAGCAAAAGATATTAATTATTTAAAAAATATATCACATGTATTGTACGTTATGACTAAGAATTGGATTTCAATTGGTTTTCGAACAGGAATAGATGCAATACTAAAAATTTATCAACAAATTCCTCTTAAAGAAGCAAAATTAAAGTTAGGAAAACTTTTATATAAAAAAAAGTATTATCAGGACGCGATTGAACAATTCTTGAGTATAAATGAAGATAATTTAGATTCTGAAGGGCTAAAATGTTTAGCAGAAATAGCTTCAATTGGTAATGATAATGTTACAGCGTTTCAGTTTATAAATCAAGCACTTACGAAAAAAGATGCATCACTGGACACCTGGATAACTTATTTAAAAATTGCTCTTCGCAATGTTTGTGATTATTCTCAAAAAGCGTTAATAAAATTTCCTGAAAATACAAAATTTAATAAAATAATCACCCTGGCTAAGCGGGAGGTGAATAAACTTGATAAATCATCCATTTTTATCAGTATGCATGATTGTAAAGAATGA
- a CDS encoding TPR domain-containing glycosyltransferase, whose protein sequence is MINHPFLSVCMIVKNEADLLPGCLESISDLADEIIVVDTGSTDNTVKIALNYGAKVYHEIWQNHFGKARNRSLEQARGQWVLILDADERFPLEFKNRLIPLLYRAILRKTEGIIVKIKSYYGKDIGYNYVFDSACRIFRNRPEYRFKLSLHEEMSHIILKKNPKARIETTDIYIEHFGYVEKIIHQKRKNERNLNILKRELENNPHDPFLNYACGTEYFQQQQYQLALDYYRKALKVDLKTLSFGADLIYKMAVSYLHLREYKKGLMTVERGLKIFPDFTALWFIKGELHYLQGQLEIARSAYQKCLEIRSDPRRYIQINGLESFRTYWALGRTFEKEGNEEKAVEFYCLAYQNNHQYQSAYEGILRIFKSQKNRILNYLDFSSINSNYDPVFDLYKTWLSGGETYEQN, encoded by the coding sequence TTGATAAATCATCCATTTTTATCAGTATGCATGATTGTAAAGAATGAAGCGGATCTTTTACCAGGATGTCTTGAAAGTATATCAGATCTGGCAGATGAAATTATAGTTGTTGATACTGGATCGACGGATAATACGGTAAAAATAGCGTTAAATTATGGAGCGAAAGTATATCATGAGATATGGCAAAATCATTTTGGTAAGGCAAGAAATCGCTCTTTAGAACAGGCAAGAGGCCAATGGGTGTTGATTCTGGATGCTGATGAGCGCTTTCCTTTAGAATTTAAGAACAGGTTAATACCTTTATTATATCGGGCCATTTTGCGTAAAACGGAAGGGATTATTGTAAAAATTAAAAGCTATTATGGAAAAGATATAGGCTATAATTATGTTTTTGATTCAGCATGTAGAATTTTTCGCAACAGACCAGAATATCGCTTTAAATTATCACTTCATGAAGAAATGTCACATATTATTTTGAAAAAAAATCCGAAAGCCAGGATAGAAACAACAGATATTTATATCGAACATTTTGGTTATGTTGAGAAGATCATTCATCAAAAAAGAAAAAATGAACGAAATTTAAATATATTAAAACGGGAATTAGAGAATAATCCTCATGACCCTTTTTTAAATTATGCTTGTGGTACTGAGTATTTTCAGCAGCAACAATATCAGCTAGCATTAGATTACTATCGTAAAGCTTTGAAAGTTGATCTTAAGACACTTAGTTTTGGAGCGGATTTAATATATAAAATGGCTGTTTCATATTTACACCTGAGAGAATATAAAAAAGGGTTAATGACTGTTGAAAGAGGGTTAAAGATTTTTCCTGATTTTACAGCTTTGTGGTTTATAAAAGGGGAGTTGCACTATTTACAAGGTCAATTAGAAATAGCCAGATCAGCCTATCAAAAGTGTCTCGAAATCAGGAGTGACCCAAGGAGATATATCCAGATTAATGGTTTAGAATCTTTCCGAACTTATTGGGCTTTGGGAAGGACTTTTGAAAAAGAAGGTAATGAAGAAAAAGCAGTGGAGTTTTATTGTTTAGCCTATCAAAATAATCACCAATATCAATCAGCTTATGAAGGAATTTTACGAATTTTTAAGAGTCAAAAAAATAGGATTTTGAACTATCTGGATTTTAGTTCTATCAATTCTAA
- a CDS encoding VOC family protein gives MEQFWDGLIAFYGTNDLEKTDQFYRKILGLTLYKDLKTRRIYNVPGGGKLGFCSHMPVVKENKNPIITLLAIHVNEMYNRLLKAGITIPEPPKEDRGFKIHHFFIKDPNGYTVEICRFLEEEVE, from the coding sequence ATGGAACAGTTCTGGGATGGTTTAATTGCTTTTTATGGTACGAATGATTTAGAGAAGACTGATCAATTCTACCGTAAAATCCTTGGTTTAACCCTTTACAAGGACTTGAAGACACGACGGATTTATAATGTACCCGGTGGTGGTAAGTTGGGTTTCTGTTCTCATATGCCAGTTGTAAAAGAGAATAAAAATCCTATCATTACTTTACTTGCTATACATGTAAATGAGATGTATAATAGGTTACTAAAAGCAGGTATTACCATTCCCGAACCACCAAAAGAAGATCGTGGATTTAAAATTCATCATTTTTTTATTAAAGATCCAAATGGTTATACAGTGGAAATATGTAGGTTTTTAGAAGAAGAAGTAGAATGA
- a CDS encoding DUF6385 domain-containing protein, with product MPNYHIRNLDVTKLKTQIYGSTDTAPLATDEDGFLKIRSISDAITVNIDGTVAIRDLTANSDSILIYGYDGTNIQRIKTDTDGNIRTNLTARDFTELTEKDLASGDAYTNSQSRNTSQYSTYSFAVYNTGDANSVDVILEVSPDNQMWATDVGPRTIAAGDMEVLYPASFLKYTRISYKSTTAGQSTTLDIFFQAQI from the coding sequence ATGCCTAATTATCATATTCGGAATTTGGATGTTACTAAATTAAAAACTCAAATATATGGATCTACGGATACAGCACCTCTTGCTACTGATGAAGATGGGTTTTTGAAAATTCGGAGTATTTCTGATGCAATTACTGTAAATATTGATGGAACAGTAGCGATTCGTGACCTGACTGCTAATAGTGATAGCATATTGATATATGGTTATGATGGTACTAATATTCAAAGAATTAAAACTGATACAGATGGAAACATTCGTACCAATCTTACTGCTAGAGATTTTACAGAATTGACTGAAAAAGATTTAGCTTCCGGTGATGCTTATACAAATAGTCAATCACGTAATACTTCTCAATATTCTACGTATTCTTTTGCGGTATATAATACTGGTGATGCGAATAGCGTCGATGTTATTTTGGAAGTGAGTCCAGATAATCAAATGTGGGCTACTGATGTTGGACCAAGAACCATTGCTGCTGGCGATATGGAGGTTTTGTATCCTGCTAGTTTTCTTAAATACACAAGAATATCCTACAAATCTACAACTGCTGGTCAATCGACAACACTTGACATATTTTTCCAGGCTCAAATTTAA
- a CDS encoding IS110 family transposase: MSNKLFVGIDVSLKENQLQCLDADGNFISKSKRFANNLPGTMDMINYLKSIMDKGNFESLTIGMEATSSYWFPLFHTLASSNELKNYSVEILSLNPKLISNFRKAYTDMDKNDLKDSFVIADRLRFGRLPESQTTDAKYLALQRLTRYRFFLCQTKAQLKNYTCSLLFLTFSEWNRVKPFSDMFGTTAKNLLKKFHSAKKLAEVPINELKNMLASSSKNHFRDIEQKSILVNQTAKHSFSIPDILAEQIHFIIKLNLQLLNLIEQHIDRLNKKISKLMKKFKNPLLSIPGIGPVLAAGIIAEIGDISRFPGQAQLAKYAGLTWRKIQSGNFTGDLTPLTRTGNAYLRYYFIQAAQSMIKHNSEYREYYKRKFKETSRHPHKRALTLTARKLVRLVYALLSKNQLYLSPEERKKHKLRQKEVIENQTPEIVEEKSKKIPVAAQKNSTKKVKTLGVAAKYTRTQPKLEHALVYAVNT, from the coding sequence TTGTCTAACAAACTCTTTGTCGGTATTGATGTAAGCTTAAAAGAAAACCAGTTGCAATGCCTGGATGCTGATGGTAATTTTATCAGTAAATCAAAACGCTTTGCCAACAATTTGCCAGGCACTATGGATATGATCAACTATCTTAAATCTATCATGGACAAAGGAAATTTTGAATCACTCACCATTGGTATGGAAGCTACATCTTCTTATTGGTTTCCCTTGTTCCATACTCTTGCTTCATCAAACGAACTTAAAAATTATTCTGTCGAAATACTGAGTCTTAATCCTAAACTCATCAGTAATTTTCGTAAAGCTTATACTGACATGGATAAAAACGACCTTAAAGATTCTTTTGTCATTGCAGATCGCCTCCGTTTTGGCAGGTTGCCTGAATCACAAACAACTGATGCTAAATATCTAGCTCTACAACGCCTTACCAGATACCGCTTCTTTTTGTGCCAAACAAAAGCACAATTAAAAAATTATACCTGTTCACTCCTGTTTCTGACCTTCAGTGAATGGAATCGGGTTAAACCTTTTTCCGATATGTTTGGTACCACAGCCAAAAATCTATTGAAAAAATTCCACTCTGCAAAAAAATTGGCCGAAGTACCTATCAATGAACTTAAAAACATGCTTGCTTCGTCCAGCAAAAATCATTTCCGGGATATTGAACAAAAATCTATTCTGGTTAATCAAACTGCAAAACATTCATTCTCCATCCCTGACATCTTAGCTGAACAGATACACTTTATCATCAAACTAAACTTACAGCTATTGAATTTAATCGAACAACATATAGACCGTTTAAATAAAAAAATCTCAAAATTAATGAAAAAATTTAAAAACCCTTTGCTCTCAATACCTGGTATTGGACCTGTTCTGGCTGCTGGTATAATTGCTGAAATTGGCGACATCTCCCGATTCCCTGGTCAGGCTCAACTGGCCAAATATGCTGGTCTTACCTGGAGAAAAATTCAATCAGGCAACTTCACTGGCGATCTTACTCCCTTGACCAGAACTGGAAACGCTTATCTTCGCTATTACTTCATTCAAGCTGCCCAATCGATGATAAAACATAATTCTGAGTATCGTGAATATTATAAACGCAAGTTTAAAGAAACATCTCGCCATCCACATAAAAGAGCATTGACACTTACAGCTCGCAAACTAGTACGTTTAGTTTATGCTCTATTATCCAAAAACCAACTCTACCTTTCGCCAGAGGAAAGAAAAAAGCATAAACTTAGACAAAAGGAGGTGATTGAAAATCAGACTCCTGAAATAGTAGAAGAAAAATCCAAAAAAATACCTGTCGCAGCACAGAAAAACTCAACAAAAAAAGTGAAGACACTAGGTGTTGCTGCAAAATACACACGAACTCAGCCAAAGCTGGAACACGCATTAGTTTACGCAGTCAACACGTAG
- a CDS encoding GNAT family N-acetyltransferase: MEIRVWKGHSEDLNRILELCCKANVNIPVDLLKEDLKYSNDCPEGLYFIEKDDSLQMGCWIRPWREGALRIGAIISTPEMDSDDFSYYFKQFMAIFSNSFRDKEKRSLFYLTESDLIVNTALKTGFEIYAELLKYRKRDFAIPDFKGLPVKIRSFREEDVDQLLALESGIFMPEFWNSPTIFRNMAENERGNFVVAEMMDQVIGYNYNRLIDDEGHLVRIGVHVDYQRLGIGKQLMKHAINWFKRQNVSSIFLSVVKENFQARGLYEKFGFKKEETGSEYILIFNGGGI, encoded by the coding sequence ATGGAGATTAGAGTCTGGAAAGGCCATTCAGAAGATTTAAACCGGATTTTGGAGCTTTGCTGTAAAGCAAATGTAAATATACCTGTAGATTTGCTAAAAGAGGATTTAAAATATTCAAATGATTGTCCAGAGGGGTTATATTTTATTGAAAAAGATGACTCACTTCAGATGGGATGTTGGATAAGGCCCTGGCGCGAAGGAGCACTTAGAATTGGTGCAATTATTTCTACACCGGAAATGGATTCCGATGATTTTTCTTACTATTTTAAACAATTTATGGCTATATTTTCTAATAGTTTCAGAGATAAAGAAAAAAGATCTCTCTTCTATTTAACTGAGTCAGATTTAATTGTTAATACTGCTCTTAAAACCGGGTTTGAAATTTATGCAGAATTACTCAAATACCGTAAAAGAGATTTTGCTATTCCAGATTTTAAGGGATTGCCGGTGAAAATAAGGTCATTTCGTGAAGAAGATGTGGATCAATTACTTGCTCTTGAGTCTGGTATCTTTATGCCCGAATTCTGGAATAGTCCAACTATTTTCCGGAATATGGCTGAGAATGAACGGGGAAACTTTGTTGTTGCTGAGATGATGGATCAGGTGATTGGTTATAACTATAATCGCCTTATAGATGATGAAGGACATCTGGTGCGTATTGGGGTTCATGTAGATTACCAGAGATTAGGAATAGGTAAACAGCTTATGAAACATGCAATAAACTGGTTTAAAAGACAAAATGTAAGTTCCATATTTCTATCTGTTGTCAAAGAAAATTTTCAGGCAAGGGGTCTTTATGAAAAGTTTGGTTTTAAAAAGGAAGAGACTGGGTCAGAATATATTTTGATATTTAATGGAGGAGGGATTTAA
- a CDS encoding class I SAM-dependent DNA methyltransferase, with protein MKQAYTIFAQYYDQIMSTVPYCDWVEYLETLLKEINYHPRIILDLACGTGNMTLLLAKRGYKMLGIDGSKEMVKVAQKKAEQKKLDVSFSQGDFRTFQLKEPVDLVISLYDSLNYLLTEEDLELTFKQVNKALNPYAYFIFDMNTVWRLTNIEEGNSMFEGDGYYCFWRDEVDKAGPYWKVYLTFFIENPDGSMWRKDEIHVERAYPITTISKLLVKTGFRVEQVYDAFTLNPGNDKSERIYFVAKKVESVVLD; from the coding sequence GTGAAGCAGGCATATACAATCTTTGCCCAATATTATGATCAAATTATGTCCACAGTACCTTATTGTGATTGGGTAGAGTATCTGGAAACTCTGCTAAAGGAGATCAACTATCATCCACGGATTATATTAGATCTGGCCTGTGGAACAGGTAATATGACTTTACTTCTTGCAAAACGCGGATATAAGATGCTGGGGATTGATGGCTCAAAAGAGATGGTGAAAGTGGCGCAAAAAAAGGCAGAGCAAAAAAAGCTTGATGTTTCTTTTAGTCAGGGAGATTTCCGTACTTTTCAGTTAAAAGAGCCAGTTGATTTAGTAATCTCCCTCTATGATAGTTTAAATTATCTTTTAACTGAAGAGGATCTTGAACTTACCTTTAAGCAGGTAAATAAAGCTTTGAATCCTTATGCTTATTTTATCTTTGATATGAATACCGTCTGGCGCTTAACTAACATAGAAGAGGGAAATTCCATGTTTGAGGGAGATGGATATTATTGTTTCTGGCGGGATGAGGTTGATAAAGCCGGGCCATATTGGAAGGTTTATCTTACCTTTTTTATAGAAAATCCAGATGGAAGTATGTGGCGCAAGGATGAGATTCATGTTGAACGGGCTTATCCAATCACAACAATTTCAAAACTGCTTGTTAAAACAGGTTTTAGAGTGGAACAGGTTTATGATGCTTTTACTTTAAATCCCGGAAATGATAAATCAGAACGGATTTATTTTGTTGCAAAAAAAGTTGAATCTGTTGTGCTGGATTAA
- a CDS encoding glycosyltransferase family 2 protein: MKQPKISLCMIVRNEERNLHRCLESVKGLVDEIIIIDTGSTDRTVQIGKEHGAKVLVYPWNNDFSQARNLGLAAAQGEWILYLDADEALSPLAQKNIKKLLNAPDIEGYFFEIVNFTGKVLDSSRLVHQSCRLFRNRKDYRFMGRIHEQILPSILSSRPNAQILKTDLQIYHYGYMEGNVNRVEKVKRNIELLQIELNQNKNNSFLEYHLGLAYYELGEKKAALEWLKKSYQHLEKGYAFGPTLVRNIALCLIDLGDYQEALDFIEKEIKNYSDYTDLFYLSGLCYLNLKNYSRAIKEFQKCLLLGEVASKYTTTAGTGTFLAHYGLGRAYHGLCENEQAINNYVEAVHIEPSFIEPLYPLVKLLKKKYQNINQVVAYLETEFDFESKYGLAVMADLCGVLGEDQLALSYLERLKTFEELSKDLKILYAKSLLGAGLCNTAYNQFLEILSQPESPDALVLELCLAQWLKNPQESINKLNPKFLERLDVKLQKVLRSIDQLWVLDKEQSGLKRFLLEKVQNWVSFVKEDSTTTYSKNLDEYIEKLMYVLEKCLRYKGFELFQKSSKLLLELDFDQWKLHYLIGELYFKYGYFNEAADELLKSLEFGVQNERVYYYLGEICEQRGLLSEAENLYCHALNINDRMIEYHLAAVRVALKRSKKVVRQILKIAPEAKYFEHELRIIEYCLKKLG, from the coding sequence ATGAAGCAGCCTAAAATCAGTCTTTGTATGATCGTTAGAAATGAAGAAAGAAATCTTCATAGATGTTTAGAAAGTGTTAAGGGCTTAGTGGATGAAATAATTATTATCGACACTGGTTCGACTGATCGTACTGTTCAAATAGGTAAAGAGCATGGCGCCAAAGTATTAGTTTATCCCTGGAATAATGATTTTAGTCAGGCTAGAAACTTGGGGTTGGCTGCTGCACAGGGAGAGTGGATTCTGTATTTGGATGCTGATGAAGCCCTATCACCTTTAGCACAAAAAAATATAAAAAAACTACTTAATGCTCCAGATATAGAGGGGTATTTTTTTGAAATAGTAAATTTTACTGGTAAAGTTTTGGATAGTTCACGACTTGTGCATCAAAGTTGTCGACTGTTTCGTAACCGTAAAGATTATCGCTTTATGGGAAGAATCCATGAACAAATTCTTCCATCTATTTTAAGTAGTCGACCAAATGCACAAATATTAAAGACAGATTTACAAATTTATCACTACGGTTATATGGAAGGTAATGTGAATCGGGTAGAAAAAGTTAAAAGGAATATTGAATTATTACAAATAGAATTGAATCAGAATAAAAACAACTCTTTTTTAGAATATCATTTGGGATTAGCATATTATGAATTAGGTGAAAAAAAGGCAGCATTAGAATGGTTAAAAAAGAGTTATCAACATTTAGAAAAAGGTTATGCTTTTGGTCCGACACTGGTAAGAAATATTGCATTATGTTTAATTGATTTGGGAGATTACCAGGAAGCACTTGATTTTATTGAAAAAGAGATTAAAAATTATTCTGATTATACGGATCTTTTTTATTTAAGTGGATTGTGTTATTTAAATTTAAAAAATTATTCCAGAGCAATCAAAGAGTTTCAGAAATGTTTACTTCTTGGTGAAGTGGCTAGCAAATACACCACTACTGCTGGAACCGGTACTTTTCTTGCACATTACGGTCTTGGAAGAGCCTATCATGGTCTTTGTGAAAATGAGCAAGCAATAAATAATTATGTTGAAGCAGTTCATATTGAACCTTCTTTTATAGAACCTTTATATCCTTTAGTCAAGCTACTTAAAAAAAAGTATCAGAATATTAACCAGGTTGTAGCATATTTGGAGACAGAATTTGATTTTGAATCAAAATATGGTTTAGCCGTTATGGCTGACCTTTGTGGAGTCCTTGGTGAAGATCAGTTGGCTTTAAGTTACCTGGAAAGATTAAAGACATTTGAAGAACTATCTAAGGATTTAAAAATTTTATATGCAAAATCTTTACTGGGAGCGGGATTATGTAATACTGCATACAATCAATTTTTAGAAATATTATCCCAACCAGAAAGTCCGGATGCATTGGTTCTGGAGTTATGTCTTGCTCAGTGGCTGAAAAACCCACAGGAAAGTATTAACAAATTAAATCCAAAATTTTTAGAACGGTTGGACGTTAAATTGCAGAAAGTTTTACGCAGTATTGATCAGCTGTGGGTTTTAGATAAAGAGCAAAGTGGGCTTAAACGTTTTTTATTAGAAAAAGTACAAAACTGGGTGTCCTTTGTAAAAGAAGATAGTACTACCACGTATTCTAAAAACCTGGATGAATATATAGAAAAGTTAATGTATGTATTGGAAAAGTGTTTACGTTACAAGGGGTTTGAGTTATTTCAAAAATCCTCAAAGTTATTACTGGAGTTAGATTTTGATCAATGGAAACTGCATTATCTGATTGGAGAATTATATTTCAAATATGGGTATTTTAATGAAGCTGCTGATGAGTTATTAAAGAGTTTAGAATTTGGTGTACAAAATGAGCGTGTGTACTACTATTTGGGTGAGATTTGTGAACAACGGGGATTGCTTTCTGAAGCGGAAAATTTATATTGTCATGCTTTAAACATAAATGATCGAATGATTGAGTATCATCTGGCAGCTGTTAGAGTGGCCTTAAAAAGGTCGAAAAAAGTAGTCCGGCAAATTTTAAAAATTGCACCTGAAGCAAAATATTTTGAACACGAGCTTAGAATCATTGAATATTGTTTAAAAAAATTAGGCTAA
- a CDS encoding GNAT family N-acetyltransferase, with protein MLYGEKVFLRPIELEDLPIIHKWRNDSEFIYPGLPDPTPFPKLEEWYEELVNSNKKVFLICDGSNDKPFGTVGISSINVQSQNAKLEIIIGEKEYRGQGFEIEAVVLFLDYCFKLLNLRRIAVKVDQDNEEYINSFEKVGFRKEGQLRRSIFKDGRYVDQYVMAIFKDEYFDRYLKE; from the coding sequence ATGTTATATGGCGAAAAAGTATTTTTACGTCCAATAGAGTTAGAAGACTTGCCAATTATACATAAATGGAGAAATGATTCTGAATTTATATACCCCGGACTACCGGATCCAACTCCATTTCCAAAATTAGAAGAATGGTATGAAGAATTAGTAAATTCCAATAAAAAGGTGTTTTTAATATGTGATGGCTCTAATGATAAACCTTTCGGGACAGTAGGGATTAGTAGTATTAATGTTCAGAGTCAAAATGCTAAATTGGAGATCATTATTGGTGAAAAAGAGTATCGGGGTCAAGGGTTTGAAATAGAGGCAGTAGTTCTATTTTTGGATTACTGCTTTAAATTGTTGAATCTCCGGCGGATAGCAGTAAAGGTTGATCAGGATAATGAGGAGTATATTAATTCTTTTGAAAAGGTCGGTTTTCGAAAAGAGGGCCAGTTGAGACGGTCTATATTTAAAGATGGACGCTATGTTGATCAATATGTGATGGCCATTTTTAAAGATGAGTATTTTGACCGTTATTTAAAAGAATAA
- a CDS encoding GNAT family N-acetyltransferase translates to MIYGKLVKLRPVEREDLPKTTGFLNDPEVSIPLGAKYFGISLKTEENWYRGYLKGDYHFTSLVIENLKTGEHMGHIGFNEVSWKDRKATVGLFLGKEYWGKGYGTDALMSMCHYGFTQLNFQRIQLQVFAFNRRAIRCYEKCGFIVEVVEKNANYINGEYVDNIVMGVLVEEFMPIYEKYIRGE, encoded by the coding sequence ATGATTTATGGAAAATTGGTTAAATTGCGGCCTGTAGAGAGAGAAGATCTACCAAAGACTACAGGTTTTCTTAATGATCCAGAGGTTTCCATTCCTTTAGGTGCTAAATATTTTGGGATTAGTTTAAAAACTGAGGAGAATTGGTATAGAGGATATTTAAAAGGAGATTATCATTTTACTTCTTTAGTTATTGAAAACTTAAAGACAGGTGAACATATGGGTCATATTGGTTTTAATGAGGTTAGTTGGAAAGACAGGAAAGCTACAGTTGGGCTCTTTTTGGGTAAAGAGTATTGGGGTAAGGGTTATGGTACTGATGCTTTGATGTCAATGTGCCATTATGGTTTTACACAACTAAATTTCCAGCGTATTCAACTTCAGGTTTTTGCTTTTAATAGACGTGCTATACGCTGTTATGAAAAATGTGGGTTTATAGTGGAAGTGGTAGAAAAGAATGCTAATTATATTAATGGTGAATATGTTGATAATATAGTGATGGGAGTATTGGTAGAAGAGTTTATGCCCATTTATGAGAAATATATAAGAGGAGAGTGA